Genomic DNA from Candidatus Binataceae bacterium:
GGATTTGGTGTTGGCGGCGTCCCCGGCAGCCGCTTTCGGGGGGTGAAGGGCGCCAGTTCTTCGGCCATGATGACCCAGGGCGCGCCCTTACAAAGCTGTTTCCCCTTGATGTCGCCGCGTTGGATCATGCGCAGCGCCGACATCGCGGTGACTCCGATGATTTGCGCCGCTGCTTCGAGCGTCAACTCGCCGCGCTCGGCCCATTCGCCGTCACGATAGACCGCTATGCCGTGGTGGCAGCGGAATGAGCGCACGCGCGGTTCGGTCCAGCCGTTGCCGCGTCCGGTCGGCTTGCCGGCGCGATTGAGGAGACGCGCGATTTGCCGATCGGGCATTTGTCGCGCCAACCCGCGGATCAGCGACAAGGTATCCTCGGGTATCGTCCAACGGTGCTTGCCAACTCCATTCATTTTCAACTTCAGCGCGGTGTGGTCCCCTCCTTGCCAATGCAGGATCATTTCGATGAAGCCGCCGTCGAGGCGCACGACGATTTCGTTCAGAGCCGCACGCAAGATCCTCTTGCGCGTCGCGGTAGTCGCGGCCGGATGCGACCAGGCCTGATCGAGATCCGCGCCGAGTTGCATCAAGCGCTGTCGCTCCTGCTCACTCAATAGCGCCGGTTTCTTCGCCTCCAGCACCGCGATTTCCCCTTCGATCCGGCGCACGCCTTGCAACGCCTCGTTCCAGCGGCGTTCCAACTCGCCGGCCACAAGGCGATTTGCTGGGTCGACGGCATCGTATTGGCGACGTGCATGGGAGGCCTCGAAATGCGCCTGTTGCAACGCCAGCTCCAGTTGCCGCCGGGCGGCCGACGCTTCGCTCCTCTGAGCTTGCAGCGCCCTGAGCGCGGCATCGACGCCGAGCGGTTTCAAGACCCGGAGAACCTCGGCGCCAACAGCATCATCAGCGCGAAATGCGCCAAACGAGATGCATCGTTGCGTTCCGTGGTTCACGAGAGCGCCTAGGCAGTAATAGCGCCCGGTCTTGCCGCCATAGCCCACATACAGCTTGCGGCCGCAATGGCCGCAACGCAGGAGCCCCGCCAGAAGCAGTCCACCCGTCCGCACTGCGCCTCTGGCCGAGGCGCTCCCCTTGCCGGTCGCATTGTCGGCAATCACCTGCTGGTTACGCTCGAACTCGCTCCAGGTGATATAGCCCTCGTGCTGATCTTGGAGCAGAACATCCCACTGCGCCTGAGAGCGCCGCAATCCGCGTCTTACGCGTTTGCGACCGTTCTCGACGCTGACCTTGCTCGCAGTGCGCCCAAAGGCGTATGCGCCGGCATAGACAGGGTTGGTCAGGAGGTTGTGCACGGAGTTGTAAAGCGGCGCCCTCCAGACGATTCCGCGCACGTCCGCCGCCTTGTGAGACTTGACGGGCAATGCGATTCCCTCGTCGCGCAGCCAGATGTGAACCTGACGAACGCTTCGGAACTCGGAAAACTTCGAAAATACCAGCTTTAAGGCGTCCTGAACGCGCAGGTCGGGGTCCTTCTCGATCCGGTCGCGCCCGA
This window encodes:
- a CDS encoding recombinase family protein; translated protein: MTKITVEHLSRGAFVYIRQSTADQLIHNQESRRRQYGLAERARQLGWASVEVIDDDLGRSGGGANRPGFERLLAAICEGRVGAVLAIEASRLARNGRDWHTLIEFCGLVGTILLDEDGVYDPRHPNDRLLLGMKGTMSELELSLFRQRSHEALKLKARRGALFLRVAAGYVKVGRDRIEKDPDLRVQDALKLVFSKFSEFRSVRQVHIWLRDEGIALPVKSHKAADVRGIVWRAPLYNSVHNLLTNPVYAGAYAFGRTASKVSVENGRKRVRRGLRRSQAQWDVLLQDQHEGYITWSEFERNQQVIADNATGKGSASARGAVRTGGLLLAGLLRCGHCGRKLYVGYGGKTGRYYCLGALVNHGTQRCISFGAFRADDAVGAEVLRVLKPLGVDAALRALQAQRSEASAARRQLELALQQAHFEASHARRQYDAVDPANRLVAGELERRWNEALQGVRRIEGEIAVLEAKKPALLSEQERQRLMQLGADLDQAWSHPAATTATRKRILRAALNEIVVRLDGGFIEMILHWQGGDHTALKLKMNGVGKHRWTIPEDTLSLIRGLARQMPDRQIARLLNRAGKPTGRGNGWTEPRVRSFRCHHGIAVYRDGEWAERGELTLEAAAQIIGVTAMSALRMIQRGDIKGKQLCKGAPWVIMAEELAPFTPRKRLPGTPPTPNP